One window from the genome of Prinia subflava isolate CZ2003 ecotype Zambia chromosome 2, Cam_Psub_1.2, whole genome shotgun sequence encodes:
- the CRNKL1 gene encoding crooked neck-like protein 1: protein MASTAAGKQRIPKVAKVKNKAPAEVQITAEQLLREAKERELELLPPPPQQKITDVEELNDYKLRKRKTFEDNIRKNRTVISNWIKYAQWEESLKEIQRARSIYERALDVDYRNVTLWLKYAEMEMKNRQVNHARNIWDRAITTLPRVNQFWYKYTYMEEMLGNVAGSRQVFERWMEWQPEEQAWHSYINFELRYKEVDRARSIYERFVLVHPDVKNWIKYARFEEKHSYFAHARKVYERAVEFFGEEHMDEHLYVAFAKFEENQKEFERVRVIYKYALDRIPKQDAQNLFKNYTIFEKKFGDRRGIEDIIVSKRRFQYEEEVKANPHNYDAWFDYLRLVESDTDAETVREVYERAIANVPPIQEKRHWKRYIYLWINYALYEELEAKDAERTRQVYQACLELLPHKKFTFAKMWLLYAQFEIRQKNLPLARRALGTSIGKCPKNKLFKGYIELELQLREFDRCRKLYEKFLEFAPENCTSWIKFAELETILGDIDRARAIYELAISQPRLDMPEVLWKSYIDFEIEQEEYEKTRSLYRRLLQRTQHVKVWISLAQFELSAGQEERLPRCRQVYEEANKAMRSCEEKEERVMLLESWRSFEDEFGTDATKERIDKLMPEKIKKRRKLQAEDGSDAGWEEYYDYIFPEDTANQPNLKLLAMAKLWKKQQQENEAAAMDPDKDIDESQT, encoded by the exons ATGGCGTCTACGGCGGCCGGGAAGCAGCGCATCCCCAAAGTGGCGAAG GTGAAAAACAAGGCACCCGCCGAAGTTCAGATCACAGCGGAGCAGCTTCTGAGAGAGGCAAAGGAGAGGGAGCTCGAGCTTCTCCCACCGCCTCCGCAGCAGAAGATCACAGATGTTGAAGAACTAAACGACTATAAACTCCGGAAGAGGAAG ACTTTTGAAGATAACATAAGAAAGAACAGGACTGTTATCAGTAACTGGATAAAGTACGCACAATGGGAGGAAAGCCTGAAGGAAATCCAGAG AGCCCGTTCCATTTACGAGCGTGCCCTGGATGTGGACTACAGGAACGTCACCCTCTGGCTGAAATATGCCGAGATGGAGATGAAGAACCGCCAGGTCAATCATGCCCGGAACATCTGGGACCGGGCCATCACCACCCTGCCCAGGGTGAACCAGTTCTG GTACAAGTACACGTACATGGAAGAGATGCTGGGGAATGTTGCTGGATCACGCCAAGTGTTTGAACGGTGGATGGAGTGGCAGCCAGAGGAGCAAGCCTGGCATTCCTACATCAACTTTGAGCTGAGATACAAGGAGGTGGACAGAGCACGAAGCATTTACGAGAGAT TTGTCCTTGTTCACCCCGATGTGAAGAACTGGATCAAGTACGCGCGCTTCGAGGAAAAGCACAGCTACTTTGCCCACGCCAGGAAGGTGTACGAGAGGGCGGTGGAGTTCTTTGGGGAGGAGCACATGGATGAGCACTTGTATGTGGCTTTTGCCAAGTTTGAAGAGAACCAGAAAGAA tttgaaaGAGTGAGGGTTATCTACAAGTATGCCTTGGATAGAATACCAAAGCAGGATGCCCAGAATCTCTTCAAGAATTACACCATCTTTGAGAAGAAGTTTGGAGACAGGAGGGGAATCGAGGACATCATTGTCAGCAAGAGGAGATTCCAGTACGAGGAGGAGGTGAAG GCAAACCCCCACAACTACGACGCGTGGTTCGACTACCTGCGGCTGGTGGAGAGCGACACAGACGCCGAGACTGTGCGGGAGGTATACGAGAGAGCCATCGCCAACGTGCCCCCCATCCAGGAGAAACGCCACTGGAAGAGGTACATCTACCTCTGGATTAACTATGCACTCTATGAGGAGCTGGAGGCAAAG GATGCAGAGCGAACCAGACAGGTGTATCAGGCATGCCTTGAGCTCCTGCCCCACAAGAAG tttaCATTTGCCAAAATGTGGCTGCTGTATGCACAGTTTGAAATTCGCCAGAAAAATCTCCCCCTTGCCAGAAGGGCTTTG GGGACATCCATAGGTAAATGTCCGAAAAACAAACTGTTTAAAGGTTACATTGAGCTAGAGTTACAACTGCGTGAATTTGACCGTTGCCGAAAACTGTATGAAAAATTCTTGGAGTTTGCACCAGAAAACTGTACATCCTGGATTAAGTTTGCTGAGCTGGAGACCATCCTTGGGGACATTGATCGCGCCCGGGCCATCTATGAGCTGGCTATCAGCCAGCCCCGGCTGGACATGCCAGAg GTGCTTTGGAAATCCTACATTGACTTTGAGATTGAGCAAGAGGAGTATGAGAAAACCAGGAGCCTTTACCGGCGGTTGCTGCAGCGCACACAGCATGTCAAG GTGTGGATCAGCCTGGCGCAGTTTGAActgtcagcagggcaggaggagcggCTGCCACGCTGCCGGCAGGTCTACGAGGAGGCCAACAAGGCCATGCGCAGCTGcgaggagaaggaggagagggtCATGCTGCTCGAGTCCTGGAGGAGTTTTGAGGACGAGTTCGGCACCGATGCCACTAAAGAGAGGATAGATAAACTGATGcctgagaaaataaagaagaggaGAAAGCTGCAGGCTGAAGATGGG TCTGATGCTGGATGGGAGGAGTACTATGATTATATTTTCCCAGAAGATACTGCCAATCAGCCCAACCTCAAACTCCTGGCTATGGCAAAGCtctggaagaagcagcagcaggagaatgAAGCTGCAGCCATGGATCCTGATAAGGACATTGATGAGAGCCAGACTTAA